From a region of the Actinomadura luzonensis genome:
- a CDS encoding LamB/YcsF family protein codes for MVIDLNADLGESFGIWRLGDDLALLDIVTSANVACGFHAGDPVTIRRTCAAAVDRGVAIGAQVSYRDLAGFGRRAMDVEPEELCAEVLYQLAAVDGIARAMGGRVSYVKPHGALYNRVCHDREQAAAVIDAVADYDVALPVLTLPGSVVHEVAAAAGVPTVSEAFADRAYTPEGTLVPRREPGSVLHDPGEVSSRALQMAVKGTVTAVDGSQVSVGARSICIHGDTPGAIRLAQEVRDGLLAAGVVLQAFT; via the coding sequence ATGGTGATTGACCTCAACGCGGATCTCGGCGAGAGCTTCGGCATCTGGCGGCTCGGCGACGACCTCGCGCTCCTCGACATCGTCACGAGCGCCAACGTGGCCTGCGGCTTCCACGCGGGCGACCCGGTGACGATCAGGCGCACCTGCGCCGCGGCCGTCGACCGGGGCGTGGCGATCGGCGCCCAGGTGTCCTACCGCGACCTCGCCGGCTTCGGCCGACGGGCCATGGACGTCGAGCCCGAGGAGCTGTGCGCGGAGGTCCTCTACCAGCTCGCGGCCGTCGACGGCATCGCCAGGGCGATGGGCGGCCGGGTGTCGTACGTCAAGCCGCACGGCGCGCTGTACAACCGCGTCTGCCACGACAGGGAGCAGGCGGCGGCCGTGATCGACGCGGTCGCCGACTACGACGTCGCGCTGCCGGTGCTCACGCTGCCCGGCTCGGTGGTGCACGAGGTGGCCGCCGCGGCGGGCGTGCCGACGGTGAGCGAGGCGTTCGCGGACCGGGCGTACACGCCGGAGGGCACGCTCGTGCCGCGCAGGGAGCCCGGCTCGGTGCTGCACGACCCCGGCGAGGTCTCCTCGCGGGCCCTGCAGATGGCGGTGAAGGGCACGGTGACGGCCGTGGACGGCAGCCAGGTGTCCGTCGGGGCGCGCTCGATCTGCATCCACGGTGACACGCCGGGCGCGATCCGGCTGGCGCAGGAGGTCCGTGACGGGCTGCTGGCGGCCGGGGTGGTCCTGCAGGCGTTCACGTGA
- a CDS encoding 5-oxoprolinase subunit B family protein — protein MIRLAGEHGLLVETGSLELSHRMDAALRRERPDRVEEIVPGPDTVLVVAPGGDRERLRARLERLLARERDRSLAAEPAAAAPVVTIPVVYDGADLEPVAELAGCGVDEVIARHAGRELVVGWLGFAPGFAYLTGLDPVLRVPRLDTPRTSVPAGSVAVAGPYSAVYPTASPGGWRLLGRTELRVWDVAADPPSLFRPGTRVRFEPA, from the coding sequence GTGATCCGCCTGGCGGGCGAGCACGGGCTGCTGGTCGAGACCGGCTCGCTGGAGCTGTCGCACCGGATGGACGCCGCCCTGCGCCGCGAGCGGCCCGACCGGGTCGAGGAGATCGTCCCCGGGCCCGACACGGTGCTGGTGGTGGCCCCCGGCGGCGACCGGGAGCGGCTGCGGGCGCGCCTGGAGCGGCTGCTGGCCCGCGAGCGCGACCGGAGCCTGGCCGCGGAGCCGGCGGCCGCGGCGCCGGTGGTGACGATTCCCGTGGTCTACGACGGCGCCGACCTGGAGCCGGTGGCCGAGCTCGCCGGCTGCGGCGTGGACGAGGTGATCGCCAGGCACGCGGGGCGCGAGCTGGTGGTGGGCTGGCTGGGGTTCGCGCCGGGGTTCGCGTACCTGACCGGGCTGGACCCGGTACTGCGGGTGCCGCGGCTGGACACGCCGCGCACCTCGGTGCCCGCCGGGTCCGTGGCCGTCGCCGGGCCCTACTCGGCGGTCTACCCGACCGCGTCGCCGGGCGGCTGGCGGCTGCTCGGGCGCACGGAGCTGCGGGTGTGGGACGTCGCGGCCGACCCGCCGTCGTTGTTCCGGCCGGGCACGCGGGTGCGGTTCGAGCCCGCATGA
- a CDS encoding biotin-dependent carboxyltransferase family protein, translating into MIEIIVPGPYATVQDLGRPGYAHLGVPRSGAADLESLKLANRLVGNPEGLAGVELTLGSARLRFLRGAWAALAGAPVPVSGPARGAGMGVPFWVPAGAELRLGLPARGLRTYLAVRGGIAVEPVLGSRSTDSLSGLGPEPLRAGARLPVGPAAGVIAADVAPLPEPGPAVLRLLPGPRDDWFVPEALEELCASPYAVTQDSNRVGVRLRGPELVRAKDGELPSEGMVTGAVQVPPSGQPIVFLADHPPTGGYPVIGVVRAADLGVAAQLRPGDEVRFSTRLRA; encoded by the coding sequence ATGATCGAGATCATCGTGCCCGGTCCGTACGCGACCGTCCAGGACCTCGGCCGGCCCGGCTACGCGCACCTCGGCGTGCCCCGCTCGGGGGCGGCCGACCTGGAGAGCCTGAAGCTGGCCAACCGGCTGGTCGGCAACCCCGAGGGGCTGGCCGGCGTCGAGCTGACCCTCGGCTCGGCGCGGCTGCGGTTCCTGCGGGGGGCGTGGGCGGCGCTGGCGGGCGCGCCCGTGCCGGTGTCGGGGCCGGCGCGGGGCGCGGGGATGGGCGTGCCGTTCTGGGTGCCGGCCGGGGCGGAGCTGCGGCTCGGGCTGCCCGCGCGGGGGCTGCGGACGTACCTGGCGGTGCGCGGCGGCATCGCCGTGGAGCCGGTGCTGGGCAGCCGCTCCACCGACTCGTTGTCGGGCCTCGGGCCTGAGCCGCTGCGGGCCGGCGCGCGGCTGCCCGTGGGGCCGGCGGCGGGCGTGATCGCGGCGGACGTGGCGCCGCTGCCCGAGCCGGGGCCCGCCGTGCTGCGGCTGCTGCCGGGGCCGCGCGACGACTGGTTCGTGCCGGAGGCGCTGGAGGAGCTGTGCGCATCCCCGTACGCGGTGACGCAGGACAGCAACCGGGTGGGGGTGCGGCTGCGCGGCCCCGAGCTGGTGCGGGCCAAGGACGGCGAGCTGCCGAGCGAGGGCATGGTGACCGGCGCGGTGCAGGTGCCGCCGAGCGGGCAGCCCATCGTGTTCCTGGCCGACCATCCGCCGACCGGCGGCTACCCGGTGATCGGCGTGGTGCGGGCGGCCGACCTCGGGGTGGCCGCGCAGCTCCGGCCGGGCGACGAGGTGCGCTTCAGCACGCGGCTCAGAGCGTGA
- a CDS encoding PhzF family phenazine biosynthesis protein, which translates to MSRPFTQVDVFTTTPYHGNALAVVLAADGLGTEEMRRFAAWTNLSETTFVLPPEDPRADYRVRIFTPSQELPFAGHPTLGTCHAWLEAGGTPREPGEIVQECGAGLVRVRRTGGGLAFKAPPLIRSGPVEEELLARIVASLGIAREDVVDAEWADNGPGWVALLLADAASVLALRPGTVPCDVGVAGPHPDGAECAYEVRAFFPLQGATVEDPVTGSLNASLAQWLLRTGRVKAPYTAAQGTALGRSGRVRISTGDDGEVWVGGSSVTCVTGTVTL; encoded by the coding sequence ATGTCACGCCCTTTCACCCAGGTCGACGTGTTCACCACCACGCCCTACCACGGCAACGCGCTCGCGGTCGTGCTGGCGGCCGACGGGCTCGGCACGGAGGAGATGCGGCGCTTCGCCGCCTGGACGAACCTGTCCGAGACCACCTTCGTCCTGCCGCCCGAGGACCCGCGGGCCGACTACCGGGTGCGGATCTTCACCCCGTCCCAGGAGCTGCCCTTCGCCGGGCACCCCACGCTCGGCACCTGCCACGCCTGGCTGGAGGCCGGCGGCACGCCCCGCGAGCCCGGCGAGATCGTCCAGGAGTGCGGCGCCGGGCTGGTGCGGGTGCGGCGCACCGGCGGCGGCCTGGCGTTCAAGGCGCCGCCGCTGATCCGGTCCGGGCCGGTCGAGGAGGAGCTGCTGGCCAGGATCGTCGCTTCCCTCGGCATCGCCAGGGAGGACGTCGTGGACGCCGAGTGGGCCGACAACGGGCCGGGCTGGGTGGCGCTGCTGCTGGCCGACGCCGCGTCCGTGCTCGCGCTGCGGCCCGGCACGGTGCCGTGCGACGTGGGCGTGGCCGGGCCGCACCCGGACGGGGCGGAGTGCGCGTACGAGGTGCGCGCGTTCTTCCCGCTCCAGGGCGCCACCGTCGAGGACCCGGTCACCGGCAGCCTCAACGCCTCCCTGGCCCAGTGGCTGCTGCGCACCGGCCGCGTCAAGGCCCCCTACACGGCCGCCCAGGGCACCGCGCTCGGCCGCTCCGGCCGCGTGCGCATCAGCACGGGCGACGACGGCGAGGTGTGGGTGGGCGGCTCCTCCGTCACCTGCGTCACGGGAACCGTCACGCTCTGA
- the sthA gene encoding Si-specific NAD(P)(+) transhydrogenase, whose product MADFDVVVLGSGPGGQKAAIAAAKLGRRVAVVEKRHMIGGVCINTGTIPSKTLREAVLYLTGLNQRELYGASYRVKDEITVTDLGMRTQHVIGREIQVIRSQLARNHVTVLQGTGRFLDPHTIGVRGDDNAEQKVTADRVVIATGTSPARPDSVEFDDRTVIDSDAILRLDRVPETLVVVGAGVIGIEYASMFAALGTKVTVVERRERMLEFCDLEIVEALKYHLRDLAVTFRFGEHVAAVERRGNGALTVLESGKKIPADCVMYSAGRQGKTAELCLEAAGLAADPRGRIKVDDNYATEVPHIYAVGDVIGFPALAATSMEQGRVAAQHACGEPVQELCELTPIGIYTIPEISFVGKSEDELTREKVPFEVGISRYRELARGQIIGDSYGMLKLLVSSEDRRLLGVHVFGTGATELVHIGQTVMGCGGTVDYLVNAVFNYPTLAESYKVAALDAMNKMRVVARLTAEM is encoded by the coding sequence GTGGCGGACTTTGACGTTGTGGTCCTGGGCTCCGGCCCAGGCGGGCAGAAGGCCGCGATCGCCGCGGCGAAGCTCGGCCGGCGCGTCGCCGTGGTCGAGAAACGGCACATGATCGGCGGCGTGTGCATCAACACGGGAACGATCCCCTCCAAGACCCTGCGCGAGGCGGTGCTCTACCTCACCGGCCTCAACCAGCGCGAGCTGTACGGCGCCAGCTACCGCGTCAAGGACGAGATCACGGTCACCGACCTGGGCATGCGCACGCAGCATGTGATCGGCCGGGAGATCCAGGTGATCCGCAGCCAGCTCGCCCGCAACCACGTGACGGTGCTCCAGGGCACCGGCCGCTTCCTCGACCCGCACACGATCGGCGTGCGCGGCGACGACAACGCCGAGCAGAAGGTCACCGCCGACCGGGTGGTGATCGCCACCGGCACGTCGCCGGCCCGGCCGGACAGCGTCGAGTTCGACGACCGCACGGTGATCGACTCCGACGCGATCCTGCGCCTCGACCGGGTGCCCGAGACGCTGGTCGTCGTGGGCGCCGGGGTGATCGGCATCGAGTACGCCTCCATGTTCGCCGCGCTCGGCACCAAGGTCACGGTGGTCGAGCGGCGCGAGCGCATGCTGGAGTTCTGCGACCTGGAGATCGTCGAGGCGCTGAAGTACCACCTGCGCGACCTGGCGGTGACGTTCAGGTTCGGCGAGCACGTGGCGGCCGTCGAGCGGCGCGGCAACGGCGCGCTGACCGTCCTGGAGAGCGGCAAGAAGATCCCCGCCGACTGCGTCATGTACTCGGCCGGGCGTCAGGGCAAGACCGCCGAGCTGTGCCTGGAGGCCGCGGGTCTGGCGGCCGACCCGCGCGGCCGGATCAAGGTGGACGACAACTACGCGACCGAGGTGCCCCACATCTACGCCGTGGGCGACGTGATCGGCTTCCCCGCGCTCGCCGCCACCTCGATGGAGCAGGGCCGGGTGGCCGCCCAGCACGCCTGCGGCGAGCCGGTGCAGGAGCTGTGCGAGCTGACGCCGATCGGCATCTACACGATCCCGGAGATCAGCTTCGTCGGGAAGTCGGAGGACGAGCTGACGCGGGAGAAGGTCCCGTTCGAGGTGGGCATCTCGCGTTACCGGGAGCTGGCCAGGGGGCAGATCATCGGCGACTCGTACGGGATGCTCAAGCTGCTGGTGTCCTCGGAGGACCGGCGGCTGCTCGGGGTGCACGTGTTCGGCACGGGGGCCACCGAGCTGGTGCACATCGGGCAGACCGTCATGGGCTGCGGCGGGACCGTGGACTACCTGGTCAACGCGGTGTTCAACTATCCGACGCTCGCGGAGTCGTACAAGGTGGCGGCGCTGGACGCGATGAACAAGATGCGGGTGGTGGCCCGGCTCACGGCGGAGATGTAG
- a CDS encoding WD40 repeat domain-containing serine/threonine protein kinase — MSHTMLPLTPSDPRRLGRYLLAGRLGAGGQGVVYEGYGEAGERVAVKVPRYDGADSRDRLAREAAAARRVASFCTAKVIEAQVEAAPLYIVSEFVPGPSLKRAVAASGPYGPDALRRLAIGVATALTAIHRAGIVHRDLKPDNIIIGPDGPRVIDFGVAREVGPTTGGPLVGTPGYIPPEVFQGRGASEAADLWAWGMVVLFAARGEDVIAAADPAALVGLVLGFEPDVRDLPGPLGPLVAAALARDPAARPSARQVLLRLLGDPGGDDSGAGDGGDDLLVRGGTLAGALTARPEPGLGAIAEELYGELTEAERAVVPEVFLRMIDGDELRPVARDELPETRAVDSMLTVFGAAGLVTATGTADDGTADDTADGRVGGRVGGTVYELAAPGLLHAWPRLREWVRGNREGLPVHRRLADAAALWEANGRRPADLLHGSALEATLQWAATARRDLSLGRRERAFLDAAAAQARRRARTRRLVAAALAVLLVAALGGLGAAEYLRRETGRQRDDALARELALRAADLRESEPRVAMLLSVASWRLNPAPAETRGALHDSLSQDTTAVFLDPGYAAGTVQALSGDGRALVSVTGGTATIWDVLTRRRTAVLPGVGADVRQAALSPDGRTLALLTDAEARLWDVRAGEPVGAPVPRRGEQSAGELGFDATGRRLGVPWGNRELCEWWDLATRERLTTPSGAPLNAVTRDGRHGYVAAGRDAGLWDLRRGTRTPIPPLKPAGVVEQAAFSDDGRALVSTELLEASGKHRLRVFDVPSGTEVFDEEGDVGGEAAFVFGDAFVAAWGDPGPLLLRRRSSFGGVYQRALPEITGRLRFDLAGRAVRYLDGRGAVRTEDVSMVFDQPMNSGTEGGDVRLDPSARVLAAIWDDWIEVRDAATGRALMKPLSWSGSSGATAFSADGRLLALAADDTVTVTVLEPAGPRVTATLRLGGGRPRSQAGDQATARLRAAAGGGGPGVVAMAFSPDGRTLAVSRYEEQDSAPRDNGGQALVELWDLARGTLRAAAGTSANDLAFRPDGRLLVTVDPFQLVDPAAGVTRPPAPGTGQLGGAFAFSPDGRQAAFSGPDRLTLWDGDITTKLAEFPVVAGQEVSMLAWSPDGRLIATYEQGGRVRLWDVPGRRPLGVVFDARQPVNGTDTGWVAFSADGATLRSVAQDGTIRVHDVAERRVAAAVCARAGRPLSAAEWARYLPGVEPFTVCP, encoded by the coding sequence ATGTCACACACGATGCTCCCCCTCACCCCGTCCGACCCGCGGCGGCTGGGCCGGTACCTGCTGGCCGGGCGGCTGGGCGCGGGCGGCCAGGGCGTCGTCTACGAGGGCTACGGCGAGGCGGGCGAGCGCGTCGCGGTCAAGGTGCCGAGGTACGACGGCGCCGACTCGCGGGACCGGCTCGCCAGGGAGGCTGCGGCGGCCCGCCGGGTGGCCTCGTTCTGCACCGCGAAGGTGATCGAGGCGCAGGTGGAGGCCGCGCCGCTGTACATCGTCAGCGAGTTCGTGCCGGGGCCGAGCCTGAAGCGGGCGGTGGCGGCTTCGGGGCCGTACGGGCCCGACGCGCTGCGGCGGCTGGCGATCGGCGTGGCGACCGCGCTGACCGCCATCCACCGGGCCGGGATCGTGCACCGCGACCTCAAACCGGACAACATCATCATCGGCCCGGACGGCCCCCGGGTGATCGACTTCGGGGTGGCCCGCGAGGTGGGGCCGACGACGGGCGGGCCGCTCGTGGGGACGCCGGGGTACATCCCGCCGGAGGTGTTCCAGGGGCGGGGCGCGAGCGAGGCCGCCGACCTGTGGGCGTGGGGCATGGTGGTGCTGTTCGCCGCCCGGGGCGAGGACGTGATCGCGGCCGCGGACCCGGCCGCCCTGGTCGGGCTGGTGCTGGGGTTCGAGCCGGACGTGCGCGACCTGCCCGGGCCGCTGGGGCCGCTGGTGGCCGCGGCGCTGGCGCGCGACCCGGCGGCGCGCCCGTCCGCCCGGCAGGTGCTGCTGCGGCTGCTCGGCGACCCCGGCGGCGATGACAGCGGGGCCGGCGACGGCGGGGACGATCTCCTCGTCCGGGGCGGCACCCTGGCGGGCGCGCTCACCGCGCGTCCCGAGCCGGGCCTCGGCGCGATCGCGGAGGAGCTCTACGGCGAGCTGACCGAGGCGGAGCGGGCGGTCGTGCCCGAGGTGTTCCTGCGGATGATCGACGGCGACGAGCTCCGGCCGGTCGCCAGGGACGAGCTGCCGGAGACCCGGGCCGTGGACTCGATGCTCACCGTGTTCGGCGCCGCCGGGCTGGTCACGGCGACCGGCACGGCCGACGACGGCACGGCCGACGACACGGCTGACGGCAGGGTGGGCGGCAGGGTGGGCGGCACCGTGTACGAGCTGGCCGCGCCCGGCCTGCTGCACGCCTGGCCCCGGCTACGCGAGTGGGTGCGCGGCAACCGCGAGGGCCTGCCCGTGCACCGGCGGCTGGCCGACGCCGCCGCCCTGTGGGAGGCGAACGGCAGGCGACCGGCCGACCTCCTGCACGGCTCGGCGCTGGAGGCGACCCTGCAGTGGGCCGCCACCGCGCGCAGGGACCTGAGCCTGGGGCGGCGCGAGCGAGCGTTCCTGGACGCGGCGGCGGCCCAGGCCCGCCGGAGGGCGAGGACCCGCCGGCTGGTCGCGGCCGCCCTGGCCGTGCTGCTCGTGGCCGCGCTCGGCGGGCTCGGCGCCGCGGAGTACCTGCGCAGGGAGACCGGCAGGCAGCGGGACGACGCGCTGGCGCGCGAGCTCGCGCTGCGGGCCGCGGACCTGCGCGAGAGCGAGCCCCGGGTGGCGATGTTGCTGAGCGTGGCGAGCTGGCGGCTGAACCCGGCGCCGGCCGAGACCCGCGGCGCGCTGCACGACTCGCTCTCCCAGGACACGACCGCCGTCTTCCTCGACCCCGGCTACGCGGCCGGCACCGTCCAGGCCCTCAGCGGGGACGGCCGCGCCCTGGTGTCCGTGACGGGCGGGACCGCCACGATCTGGGACGTCCTGACGCGGCGCAGGACGGCCGTGCTGCCCGGCGTGGGCGCGGACGTCCGCCAGGCCGCGCTCTCCCCCGACGGGCGCACCCTCGCCCTGCTGACCGACGCGGAGGCGCGGCTGTGGGACGTCCGCGCCGGCGAGCCCGTCGGCGCCCCCGTCCCGCGCCGCGGCGAGCAGTCGGCCGGCGAGCTGGGCTTCGACGCCACCGGCCGCCGGCTCGGCGTCCCGTGGGGGAACCGGGAGCTGTGCGAGTGGTGGGACCTCGCCACCCGCGAACGGCTCACCACGCCCTCGGGGGCGCCGCTCAACGCGGTCACCCGCGACGGCCGCCACGGCTACGTGGCCGCGGGCCGCGACGCCGGGCTGTGGGACCTGCGGCGCGGCACCCGGACGCCGATCCCGCCGCTGAAGCCGGCCGGCGTCGTCGAGCAGGCCGCCTTCAGCGACGACGGCAGGGCGCTGGTGAGCACGGAGCTGCTGGAGGCCAGCGGCAAGCACCGGCTCCGCGTGTTCGACGTGCCGTCCGGCACGGAGGTCTTCGACGAGGAGGGCGACGTGGGCGGCGAGGCCGCGTTCGTCTTCGGCGACGCCTTCGTCGCCGCGTGGGGCGATCCCGGCCCGCTCCTGCTGCGGCGGCGCTCGTCCTTCGGCGGGGTGTACCAGCGGGCCCTGCCCGAGATCACCGGCCGGCTCCGCTTCGACCTCGCCGGCCGGGCGGTGCGCTACCTGGACGGGCGCGGCGCCGTCCGCACCGAGGACGTCTCGATGGTGTTCGACCAGCCCATGAACAGCGGCACCGAGGGCGGGGACGTGCGTCTGGACCCCTCCGCCCGGGTGCTGGCCGCCATCTGGGACGACTGGATCGAGGTCAGGGACGCCGCGACGGGCCGCGCGCTGATGAAGCCGCTGAGCTGGTCGGGCAGCAGCGGCGCGACCGCGTTCAGCGCCGACGGCCGCCTGCTCGCCCTGGCCGCCGACGACACGGTCACGGTCACCGTGCTGGAGCCGGCCGGGCCCCGGGTGACGGCCACGCTCCGGCTCGGCGGCGGGCGCCCCCGGAGCCAGGCCGGGGACCAGGCGACGGCCAGGCTCAGGGCCGCCGCCGGCGGGGGCGGGCCGGGCGTGGTCGCCATGGCCTTCAGCCCGGACGGCCGCACGCTGGCGGTGTCGCGTTACGAAGAGCAGGACAGCGCCCCGCGGGACAATGGCGGGCAGGCTCTCGTCGAGCTGTGGGACCTCGCGCGCGGCACCCTGCGCGCGGCCGCCGGGACGAGCGCGAACGACCTCGCCTTCCGCCCCGACGGGCGGCTGCTGGTGACCGTGGACCCGTTCCAGCTCGTGGACCCGGCCGCCGGCGTGACCCGGCCGCCCGCGCCGGGCACCGGGCAGCTCGGCGGCGCCTTCGCCTTCAGCCCGGACGGCCGGCAGGCGGCCTTCTCCGGCCCCGACCGGCTCACGCTGTGGGACGGCGACATCACGACGAAGCTCGCCGAGTTCCCCGTCGTGGCGGGCCAGGAGGTGAGCATGCTGGCCTGGTCGCCCGACGGGCGGCTGATCGCGACGTACGAGCAGGGCGGCCGGGTCCGGCTCTGGGACGTGCCGGGGCGCCGGCCGCTCGGCGTCGTCTTCGACGCCAGGCAGCCGGTGAACGGCACCGACACCGGGTGGGTGGCGTTCTCGGCGGACGGCGCGACCCTGCGCTCGGTGGCGCAGGACGGCACGATCCGGGTGCACGACGTGGCCGAGCGGCGGGTGGCCGCCGCCGTGTGCGCGCGGGCCGGCCGGCCGCTGAGCGCCGCCGAGTGGGCACGCTACCTGCCGGGCGTCGAGCCGTTCACCGTGTGCCCGTGA
- a CDS encoding ricin-type beta-trefoil lectin domain protein yields the protein MPRILLALACAAALCGLAAPAPAYAAGEQVNIWLTTTSDSGGRAVTRGLQQQTPVAFGPAGGAADQTITVDEATTYQPFEGGGASITDTTAYLLRGGPVSAATRDAVMRRLFSPSDGIGLSFVRNPIGASDLSRPGMVSLDDTCCDLADFGANGYDTDVRLLTVQARQLNPQLRVMGVPWSAPGWMKDNGRMDQMGWLKWEHYATYAQYLTKYVQSYQAAGVPVMYLSVQNEPNCCQASNPTAMDYPGMNWNASGLIELTKNFVYPAFRAAGIGTKVLVHDWNYGDYGQIGGPVLADAALRGDPLFGGIAWHGYYGDPAVGTQVHGQYPAVPQFSTEHSGGTWVSNQHNEDMADIVTYARNWSRSLVKWSLGVNQNMGPHNGGCGTCTGLVTVQEGGSRAGQVDYTIEYYTTGHLTKFVRPGAYRIDSTASTAIPNVAWRNPDGSKALIAHNGGTTARSLRVNWGAQSFTYTLPARTSATFTWSGSQGTGGGGRITGLGGKCVDVAGGSSADGAAVQLYTCNGTAAQQWTRPGDGTLRALGKCLDVVDHGTADGAKLQLWSCTGAANQQWTYTSGRDLVNPAANKCADVTGNTSADGTRLQIWTCTGAANQKWTMS from the coding sequence GTGCCCAGAATCCTCCTCGCGCTCGCCTGCGCCGCCGCCCTGTGCGGGCTGGCCGCGCCCGCCCCGGCCTACGCCGCCGGCGAGCAGGTGAACATCTGGCTCACCACCACCTCCGACTCCGGCGGGCGGGCCGTCACCCGGGGCCTCCAGCAGCAGACGCCGGTCGCCTTCGGCCCGGCGGGCGGCGCCGCCGACCAGACGATCACGGTCGACGAGGCGACGACGTACCAGCCGTTCGAGGGCGGCGGCGCGTCGATCACCGACACCACCGCGTACCTGCTGCGCGGCGGCCCGGTCAGCGCCGCGACCCGCGACGCCGTCATGCGCCGGCTGTTCTCCCCGTCCGACGGCATCGGCCTGTCCTTCGTCCGCAACCCGATCGGCGCCTCCGACCTGTCGCGCCCCGGCATGGTCTCGCTCGACGACACCTGCTGCGACCTCGCCGACTTCGGCGCCAACGGCTACGACACGGACGTCCGGCTGCTCACCGTCCAGGCCAGGCAGCTCAATCCGCAGCTCCGGGTGATGGGCGTGCCGTGGAGCGCGCCCGGCTGGATGAAGGACAACGGCCGGATGGACCAGATGGGCTGGCTGAAGTGGGAGCACTACGCCACCTACGCCCAGTACCTCACCAAGTACGTCCAGAGCTACCAGGCGGCGGGCGTCCCGGTGATGTACCTGTCCGTGCAGAACGAGCCGAACTGCTGCCAGGCGTCCAACCCCACGGCCATGGACTACCCCGGCATGAACTGGAACGCCTCCGGCCTGATCGAGCTGACCAAGAACTTCGTCTACCCGGCCTTCCGGGCGGCCGGGATCGGCACCAAGGTCCTCGTCCACGACTGGAACTACGGCGACTACGGCCAGATCGGCGGCCCCGTCCTCGCCGACGCCGCGCTGCGCGGCGACCCGCTGTTCGGCGGCATCGCCTGGCACGGGTACTACGGCGACCCGGCGGTCGGCACGCAGGTGCACGGGCAGTATCCGGCGGTGCCGCAGTTCAGCACCGAGCACTCCGGCGGCACCTGGGTCAGCAACCAGCACAACGAGGACATGGCCGACATCGTGACCTACGCCCGCAACTGGAGCCGCAGCCTGGTCAAGTGGAGCCTCGGCGTCAACCAGAACATGGGCCCGCACAACGGCGGCTGCGGCACCTGCACCGGCCTCGTCACCGTCCAGGAGGGCGGCAGCCGAGCCGGCCAGGTGGACTACACGATCGAGTACTACACGACCGGCCACCTCACCAAGTTCGTCAGGCCGGGCGCGTACCGCATCGACTCCACGGCGAGCACCGCGATCCCCAACGTGGCCTGGCGCAACCCCGACGGCTCCAAGGCCCTCATCGCCCACAACGGCGGCACCACGGCCCGCTCGCTGCGGGTGAACTGGGGCGCCCAGTCCTTCACCTACACCCTGCCCGCCCGCACCAGCGCCACCTTCACCTGGTCCGGCAGCCAGGGCACGGGCGGCGGCGGCCGGATCACCGGCCTCGGCGGCAAGTGCGTGGACGTGGCCGGCGGCAGCAGCGCCGACGGCGCCGCCGTCCAGCTCTACACCTGCAACGGCACCGCCGCCCAGCAGTGGACCCGCCCCGGCGACGGCACGCTGCGCGCGCTCGGCAAGTGCCTGGACGTCGTGGACCACGGCACCGCCGACGGCGCCAAGCTCCAGCTCTGGAGCTGCACCGGCGCGGCCAACCAGCAGTGGACCTACACCTCCGGCCGCGACCTGGTCAACCCGGCCGCGAACAAGTGCGCCGACGTCACCGGCAACACCAGCGCCGACGGCACCCGCCTGCAGATCTGGACCTGCACGGGCGCGGCCAACCAGAAGTGGACCATGAGCTGA